The Streptococcus viridans genome contains the following window.
ACGCATAGCATCTTGATCCGGCCAACGTTTTGACCAATCACTACGGAAGGCGACAAAAGCCCCTTCTGCAATTTGTCCATATTCAGCTTCAAAATCTAAAATATCTTGTTTGCTCAAGATAAAGTTTGGGTTGGCTGCTACTTCTTTAGACTTGTCGATAACATAGAGTGGCAAGAGAAGATCTTTGAGGTCAATCTCATCCAACCAACGGCCACCTTCTACAAAATGAATCGGAGCATCAATATGCGTTCCATATTGACCAACCACTGTAAATTTTTGGACATGGAAGCCATCTTTTAGTGTGAAAAGGTCTTCTTGTTGCAAAGCAGGAAGAGCTGGAAAGTGAGGACTTTCTGCATTGATCTGGTGACTCAAGTCCACCCATTTTTTAGCTTGCAATTCTTTATAAATACTTAGTAAATCTGACATATGGATTCCTTTCCTATAAGGGCTATATGAAATAAACGAATAAGGTTATTATAACAGTCCATCTCATCATCCACAATGATTTGCGTTAATCTTGTTTTCTTGAATGGGATATAGTTTCAAGCTATAGTTATTGAAAGCATCAAAAAAGAGAGTGGGACAGAAATCGGTAATTCGTTAGAATTCGATTTCTGTCCCACTCTCTTTCTTACTCAGTCTACTACTGTTTAAACGCATCTAGCAGAACTTGGAATTCTTCGTTGCTCAAAGTGATTCCCTTGCCCATCTTCGTATGGTCTGGGCTCCAAGTTCGGATATCATACTTGGCAGGCGCTCCATTAAAGCTAACCCGGTTTAACTCTTTAGTCCATCCTTTTTCATTTTCAGATAAGACCAAGAGTTGTTCTTCAATTTCAAAACTAAAATCTGCCATTTAATACTCCTTTCAATCTCTTTCACCTTAATAATTCGTAAAAAATTTTACAAAATGAATGAAATTTTCTATAATATATTGTATCAACTTATGGAGAATTATGCTATGAAAAGATTTCTTGAGCTTCTCAAGGACCGAGCCAATGAATTTTTCAACGATAAAACCTCTCAACCCGCTCCTTTAGAGGATGGTAAAACGATTCAGATTATTGAACTGGCTCTTCGAAAAAAGCAAGGAGTCCATGTTATCTTCCAAAATAAAAGTTTTACAGGCGATATCGTGAAATATGATCAGGAACGAAAACAACTCATTGTCAAGAATTTTAAAAAGAGTATGTCAACCATCATTCGAATTTCTGACATTCAAAAGATTAGTCTCGTTCCACATACTATTCGAATCGCACAACAAAAAACACCGTAAACTTCCTCGCTTGGGAAGCATGCGGTGTTTTTTTACGTTTTAGGCACGAACTGTTTGGCTGGTTCCATCTTCTTTATAGAGATTGATCAAGCCTTCTTTGAGAGCACGGATCATATCACCTGGTTCAACTGGTGTAGGCATATGAATGGTCAATAACTCCATCGGATTTGGTGCCCGATCAATCTTATTGCCCTTAGCATCATGCAAATCTTCAATGACTGTTTCAAAATGACGGAATCCAGGTCCGTAAAATTCTACTTGGTCCCCTTCGTTGATGACATTCCGTTGACGAATGGTCGCAATTTGTTGCTCTGCATCATAGGAAACCACTTCTCCAACAAACTTGTATTCTGGAATCTTCCGACGAGCTCCGAACAGTTGCTCGTTTTCAGATGGTGTTCCGTAGTAGAAACCTGTAGCCAACTCACGTTGGGCCACTTTCCACATTTCATCAATCAAGTCTTGCTTAATGGCTTCGAACTTCTCAGGACTTTCCAAATAAGCATCAACAGCTGCCTTGTAGCAGTTCGTTACGGTAGAGACATAGTGGATGGACTTCATGCGACCTTCAATCTTGAGACTGTCTACTCCATTTTCAATCATATCCGGAATATGGTCAATCATAGACATATCAACTGCTGACATTGAGAATTCTTCAGGGATTTCTCCCTTGAGGCTCTTACGTTCTTGTCCAAATGGCATATCGTAAAGATCATACTTCCAACGACAAGACTGAGAACAACCACCACGATTGGCATCCCGCATACTCATATGATTGGACAAGGTACAACGACCAGAGTAGGAAATACACATGGCTCCGTGAACAAAGGCTTCAATTTCAACATCCGTCCGCTTACGAATCTCCGCTAGTTCTTCCATTGAAACTTCCCGAGCCAAAACAACCCGTGTCAAGCCCAAGTCTTTCCAAAATTCCAGGGTTTCATAGTTGGTGGCACTGGCTTGTGTAGAAAGGTGAATTTCCAAACCAGGAGCTTCTGTCGCTGCGATAGTAATCAAAGCAGGGTCTGAAACGATAACGGCAGCGATCCCGATATCTCGCAAGCGACGGAACCATTCACCGGCTCCAACTTCATTTCCTTCATGCATGACCATATTGGCCGCAACATAGACCTTGGCACCATACTTGGCTGCAAATTGGACTCCTTCTTCCATTTGCTCAAAGGTGAAGTTTCCTGCACGGCTACGAAGCCCATAAGCCTGTCCACCAATAAAGACGGCATCCGCACCATAGCGAACAGCGACCTTTAGTTTTTCAAGTGTTCCTGCAGGTGATAGAACCTCAGGACGTTTCAATTGTTTTGTCATCATATCTCCTAGTATATTACAAGTATATTAGTTAGATTATCAATCTTGTCTATTTTATAGCAAATCCAGTCGAAAGGCAATGGTTTGGGAATTGTTTTGACAATTCTCATTCTTTACCATCACCAAAAAGGAAGGCCTGCAGTCCTGGCAGGCTTTTCTCCTTTATTTAACCATGTCTGGATCGTAGTCATAAAATCCAGTGTCAAGGAAACGATTCTTGGGATGCAATTGGTGAATCTGTTCATCCAATAGGAAGGCTTGATCAGATGTGAAAGTCCCAGCTTCTAGAAGCTCACGTGCTTTCACAAAACACTTGGCAATTTCCACAAAGTTTTGACCAGGAGTATAAATCCCCTCTAACTTCCAGTGGGTGAAACCATGCTCGACTAACTCAGAGAGTTTGGTCATCAAATCCAGGTCATTATTGGCAAAAATATGAGTTCCATGCTTGTCCTCAAAGATAGAATAATGGCTTTCTGGATCGCCTGGTTCTGCCAAAAAGAGATCGCGTTCTCTCGTCTTTTCGTCATCTATGTGAGTAAAATTATAATAATTTTGCAGAAGGGGACGTTTTGAATGGTGAATCACACTTGCCCCATAAACTAATACTTCAGCAGGAATCTCTAAGATTTCTGGCATCTTGAAAAGCTCCGCAGATGGGATTTCTCGAGCAAGAACAGCTTCTGAAGCACCAGCCTTTTGTCCCCAGAAATTGATCTGTCGGCTACTTGTCACCATGGTTGAAGCATCATAAATGGTTTTAAAGTTGTAACCATCCCGCTTCAATACATAAAAGACGCCTGCATCTCCTACCGTGATATAATCGACGTTAATCGAAGCAAGAAAATCTAAAAATGGTTTGATACGATCCATCATATCCTGATGCATCAAGGCATTGACAGCCACTGTCATTTCCTTTCCTGCCGCATGGACTAGGTCAGAAATTCGACTTAATTCGTCATACGAGAAAGTGTGAGGAAGTCGTAATCCAAATTCCTTTTCTCCGACATAAATACGGTCCACACCTGCTTCTAGAAGTGCTTGAACCTGTTCAATACTTTCAGCTGTAGCTGTAATAATTATCTTTTTCATGAAAACTATTATACCAAAAAAGTCATTTTACTCTCTAAAATTCTTAATTTTGTAAAAATTGTAACACTTTTGTAACATTTCTATGCTTGAAAACGTGTTAAAATAATAGAGTACTGTTAGGAGAGAGAAATATGCCCGCAAGAAAACTTAGAGTTGTTGAAGAATACGACTATGTCGAAGTCCCTCTTCAACAAGAGAATACAACAACTAATTATGATTTTAACCTCGATACTGAACCAGCTCCTCAATTAAGTGAGCTACTATTTTTCCTTAATATTGCTGTGTTTTGTGTCTTAACTGTTTTATTTAGTTTCGTCTTTTTATCAATGAAGATGAATACCTTCTTTGCTTTTGCCTCAGCAATTGCTTGTAGTTTGGGAAGTATCCAAGCTTTCCGTATTTTCCAGCTAAAACGGAAAAAGGACTAAGATTAAATTTTTAGCCTCCTTCGGGAGGCTTTTTGGCATTTCCCATCCTAGTTTGTCATTTCATAAAAAAAATCCCTCACCATTGGTGAGGGATTTTTTATTCTTCTACAGCTGTTTCTTTGATTTCTTCTTCGACTTCTGGAAGAGCTGTTTCTTCTTCTAATTCCAGGACAATCTCTTCACTTTCCTTCTCCTGTTTAGGCTGGAAAGGAGTTGCTTGATTGCCACTCTTTTGCTGAATTTTTTCCTTAATCGTTTGGATGGCATCTTGTGAAAATTCTACTACATCCTGTGTCTTATCTTTAACCGTTTCGATGACAGTATCTTTGTTAATTTCTCCACTTTCAACTTTTTCCTTAGTCTGCTGAATAGCGTCTGACGCTTGCTTAGATAGTTCTATTGCGGATTGTTTCACCGAATCATGAACTTCTTGTGGATTCTCTTGATATTCTTTCACAAAACCTTTAACTTTACCAGTCCATTCTTTCCCTCTTTTTGTTGTCAGGAAATAGGCGGCAGATGCGCCTGTGATCGTTCCAATTAATAATGATGATAAACGTCCCATAGGGTACCTCTTTTCTTATTTAAATAATTTCATAGCCATGCGAGCTGCTTTTAATCCGACAGATGTTTTGACGGTTTTTCCACCAACTACGACAGCTTTTTTGCTAATCTGACGTGCTTGATCATTCAGATCCGAAACAGATACAGACAAATCTGCCACTGCAGTAAAGAGTGGATCGATGGTTGCAACTTTTTGATTCAAATCTTCTGTCAAGACATTCACTTTCGCTAACAACTCATTGGTTTGGTGTAGGGTTACATTTACATCTGATGTTAGGGTCTTAATCGTTACCTGAGTTTCGTCTACAACCTTTCCAATCTTTGAAAACAAGATAATCAAGTAGATGACCAAAACTACTAAAGCTAAGCCTAAAAGCCCATATGCAATTTCAATAAACATTTCTTTTCTCCTTAATCTATTTCCGTTCTATAAAACGGTGCATTCCTTTTTCGTTGATAGATCATGATGCTGATTCCAAGTAGGATGAGGAGTAGGGAAAGCCATTGTGATACTCGAATTCCCAAAAACATCAAGCTATCCGTCCGCATTCCTTCAATGAT
Protein-coding sequences here:
- a CDS encoding YdbC family protein; this encodes MADFSFEIEEQLLVLSENEKGWTKELNRVSFNGAPAKYDIRTWSPDHTKMGKGITLSNEEFQVLLDAFKQ
- a CDS encoding YtxH domain-containing protein, with the protein product MGRLSSLLIGTITGASAAYFLTTKRGKEWTGKVKGFVKEYQENPQEVHDSVKQSAIELSKQASDAIQQTKEKVESGEINKDTVIETVKDKTQDVVEFSQDAIQTIKEKIQQKSGNQATPFQPKQEKESEEIVLELEEETALPEVEEEIKETAVEE
- a CDS encoding cyclase family protein, yielding MSDLLSIYKELQAKKWVDLSHQINAESPHFPALPALQQEDLFTLKDGFHVQKFTVVGQYGTHIDAPIHFVEGGRWLDEIDLKDLLLPLYVIDKSKEVAANPNFILSKQDILDFEAEYGQIAEGAFVAFRSDWSKRWPDQDAMRNLDENGVQQSPGWSREALEFLIHERHVKAVGHETFDTDAGIPAAEHGLVNEYYLLEQNIYQVEVLNHLDQVPAVGALISIAFPHWDKATGSPVRVIAILP
- a CDS encoding DUF3270 family protein; this translates as MPARKLRVVEEYDYVEVPLQQENTTTNYDFNLDTEPAPQLSELLFFLNIAVFCVLTVLFSFVFLSMKMNTFFAFASAIACSLGSIQAFRIFQLKRKKD
- a CDS encoding DUF948 domain-containing protein codes for the protein MFIEIAYGLLGLALVVLVIYLIILFSKIGKVVDETQVTIKTLTSDVNVTLHQTNELLAKVNVLTEDLNQKVATIDPLFTAVADLSVSVSDLNDQARQISKKAVVVGGKTVKTSVGLKAARMAMKLFK
- a CDS encoding peptidase U32 family protein, which gives rise to MKKIIITATAESIEQVQALLEAGVDRIYVGEKEFGLRLPHTFSYDELSRISDLVHAAGKEMTVAVNALMHQDMMDRIKPFLDFLASINVDYITVGDAGVFYVLKRDGYNFKTIYDASTMVTSSRQINFWGQKAGASEAVLAREIPSAELFKMPEILEIPAEVLVYGASVIHHSKRPLLQNYYNFTHIDDEKTRERDLFLAEPGDPESHYSIFEDKHGTHIFANNDLDLMTKLSELVEHGFTHWKLEGIYTPGQNFVEIAKCFVKARELLEAGTFTSDQAFLLDEQIHQLHPKNRFLDTGFYDYDPDMVK
- a CDS encoding peptidase U32 family protein, whose amino-acid sequence is MTKQLKRPEVLSPAGTLEKLKVAVRYGADAVFIGGQAYGLRSRAGNFTFEQMEEGVQFAAKYGAKVYVAANMVMHEGNEVGAGEWFRRLRDIGIAAVIVSDPALITIAATEAPGLEIHLSTQASATNYETLEFWKDLGLTRVVLAREVSMEELAEIRKRTDVEIEAFVHGAMCISYSGRCTLSNHMSMRDANRGGCSQSCRWKYDLYDMPFGQERKSLKGEIPEEFSMSAVDMSMIDHIPDMIENGVDSLKIEGRMKSIHYVSTVTNCYKAAVDAYLESPEKFEAIKQDLIDEMWKVAQRELATGFYYGTPSENEQLFGARRKIPEYKFVGEVVSYDAEQQIATIRQRNVINEGDQVEFYGPGFRHFETVIEDLHDAKGNKIDRAPNPMELLTIHMPTPVEPGDMIRALKEGLINLYKEDGTSQTVRA